Within Candidatus Dojkabacteria bacterium, the genomic segment GTTATTGAGGTCTACAACATTCCAGGCCCGCAATACAAAAAGCGAGACCGCAAGCAAGGCTGCAAGGAAAAACAGTCGCCCTCTCTTACCATTATCAACATAAAGATTCTTATCCATTCGAGCTCAGATTCTGTTGTACAAATAATGTGCCAGACTCTGTTAGGACTCTACCCCGTGCGGCTCTTTTAATCAATCCCTGCTTCATTAAAAACGGCTCATAAACTTCAGAAAGTGTCACAGGATCTTCCGAAATTGCTATCGCCAGAGTAGATAGGCCGACAGGTCCACCATTAAAATGACTATAGATTATCTCAAGTATCCTTCTATCGATCTCCTCCAACCCCATCTTGTCGACACCTAGGAGGTCCAGCGCCTCTTTCACTACATCAACGGTCAATGTTTCACCCTGCTTCACCATATATTCATAGTAATCCACTACTCGCCTGAAAAGCCGCAAGGCTACCCTACCCGTCCCCCTCGACCGATTAGCTATTTCAACTAGAGCCGCCTCTTCAATTTCTATATCTTCAAGATTGGCTGCACGCCTGATAATTTCTACAAGGTCCTCGGTCCCAAAGTAGTCTAACCGCTGCACTAGTCCAAAGCGGTCTCTCATTGGCGAGCTCAATTTCCCTATCTGCGTGGTGGCACCGACAAGTGTAAATGGCTCTAGGTTAAGACGAATTGTCTTCGCCGACGGTCCTTTTCCCATCACGATGTCGATCACTCCATCCTCCATTGCAGGATATAGGCTCTCCTCCACTATTCGTGAG encodes:
- the ruvB gene encoding Holliday junction branch migration DNA helicase RuvB is translated as MISRYSEARKTKSSENKSKPVDKGSSLSSPSPLDDRIRPKKFDDIIGRAQEKQTLRMMIAAATKRKKAVDHILFYGPPGLGKTTFSIAMANEIGSSIRITSGPAIERQGDLAAILTGLKANDVLFIDEIHRLSRIVEESLYPAMEDGVIDIVMGKGPSAKTIRLNLEPFTLVGATTQIGKLSSPMRDRFGLVQRLDYFGTEDLVEIIRRAANLEDIEIEEAALVEIANRSRGTGRVALRLFRRVVDYYEYMVKQGETLTVDVVKEALDLLGVDKMGLEEIDRRILEIIYSHFNGGPVGLSTLAIAISEDPVTLSEVYEPFLMKQGLIKRAARGRVLTESGTLFVQQNLSSNG